From a single Miscanthus floridulus cultivar M001 chromosome 8, ASM1932011v1, whole genome shotgun sequence genomic region:
- the LOC136477201 gene encoding uncharacterized protein, giving the protein MALVPIKQLDGPCGYLRWKESVLLRVHTLGVARVLFDDRTTGDGDAGSGDDAAAQAAAKKWARDDAVCRGHILATLSDRLLPDYQRFATAANLWRALARTYHVDTPRVWRDKFDAFEFEEGAGGVLLEQIAHAEALGVAARLPDGFVAYELCGRLPDVVSDAVVMRSGPDNEMTMSLVWDVARRVVGSGAGPERLWRTTTAMADEAEGCCSDGPKPEQSTGRRNRGEPGHVAKNSRRRV; this is encoded by the coding sequence ATGGCATTGGTCCCCATCAAGCAGTTGGACGGCCCCTGCGGCTACCTACGGTGGAAGGAATCGGTGCTCCTCCGCGTCCACACCCTCGGCGTCGCCCGTGTGCTCTTCGACGACCGCACcaccggcgacggcgacgccggATCCGGCGACGACGCCGCGGCGCAGGCGGCGGCCAAGAAGTGGGCGCGCGACGACGCGGTGTGCCGCGGCCACATCCTCGCCACCCTCTCCGACCGCCTGCTCCCGGACTACCAGCGCTTCGCCACCGCGGCGAACCTGTGGCGCGCCCTGGCGCGCACCTACCACGTGGACACGCCCCGCGTCTGGCGGGACAAGTTCGACGCGTTCGAGTTCGAGGAAGGCGCCGGGGGCGTGCTCCTGGAGCAGATCGCGCACGCGGAGGCCCTGGGCGTCGCCGCGCGGCTCCCGGATGGCTTCGTCGCCTACGAGCTCTGCGGGAGGCTCCCGGATGTCGTCAGCGACGCCGTCGTCATGCGTTCTGGCCCTGACAACGAGATGACCATGAGCTTGGTCTGGGACGTCGCCCGCCGTGTGGTGGGCAGTGGTGCAGGACCGGAACGTCTCTGGAGGACGACGACGGCAATGGCTGACGAAGCGGAGGGCTGCTGCTCCGACGGTCCAAAGCCGGAGCAGAGCACGGGGCGCAGGAACCGTGGCGAGCCTGGACATGTTGCCAAGAACTCCAGGCGAAGGGTTTGA